The Claveliimonas bilis genome window below encodes:
- the rpoC gene encoding DNA-directed RNA polymerase subunit beta', whose amino-acid sequence MPETNNDKNYQPMTFDAIRIGLASPEKVLEWSRGEVTKPETINYRTLKPEKDGLFCERIFGPSKDWECHCGKYKKIRYKGVVCDRCGVEVTKASVRRERMGHIALAAPVSHIWYFKGIPSRMGLILDLSPRTLEKVLYFASYIVLDKGETDLMYKQVLSEQEYQEAREKWGSAFRVGMGAESIKELLEAIDLDKEYEELQAGLEGATGQKRARIVKRLEVVEAFRESGNKPEWMIMTAIPVIPPDLRPMVQLDGGRFATSDLNDLYRRIINRNNRLKRLLELGAPDIIVRNEKRMLQEAVDALIDNGRRGRPVTGPGNRALKSLSDMLKGKSGRFRQNLLGKRVDYSGRSVIVVGPELKIYQCGLPKEMAIELFKPFVMKELVQNGTAHNIKNAKKMVERLQPEVWDVLEDVIKEHPVMLNRAPTLHRLGIQAFEPILVEGKAIKLHPLVCTAYNADFDGDQMAVHLPLSVEAQAECRFLLLSPNNLLKPSDGGPVAVPSQDMVLGIYYLTQERPGALGEGKVFKSVNEAILAYENEAITLHSKIKVRVTKTMPNGTVKSGTVESTLGRFLFNEIIPQDLGFVDREIEGNELLPEIDFHVGKKQLKQILEKVINTHGATATAEVLDNVKAIGYKYSTRAAMTVSISDMTVPPQKPQMIEEAQETVDRITKNYKRGLITEEERYKEVVETWKATDDALTEALLSGLDKYNNIFMMADSGARGSDKQIKQLAGMRGLMADTTGRTIELPIKSNFREGLDVLEYFMSAHGARKGLSDTALRTADSGYLTRRLVDVSQELIIHEVDCRPEGGEIPGMYVKAFMDGNEEIESLQERITGRYLCESIKDKDGNVLVKANHMVTPKRAELIMKKGVDENGEPLKKIKIRTILTCKSHMGVCAKCYGANMATGEPVQVGEAVGIIAAQSIGEPGTQLTMRTFHTGGVAGDDITQGLPRVEELFEARKPKGLAIITEFGGKAVINDTKKKREIIVTNEETGESKAYLIPYGSRIKIQDGAELEAGDELTEGSVNPHDILKIKGLRAVQDYMIQEVQRVYRLQGVEINDKHIEVIVRQMLKKVRVEESGDSDFLPGTMVDALEFEDKNIELEAEGKEPATGEQIMLGITKASLATNSFLSAASFQETTKVLTEAAIKGKIDPLVGLKENVIIGKHIPAGTGMRKYRDVKLDTELEKEEFPEEDDIFAEDAEMTAETSEDLILE is encoded by the coding sequence ATGCCGGAAACAAATAATGATAAAAATTATCAGCCGATGACTTTTGATGCGATCAGAATAGGGTTGGCATCACCTGAAAAAGTGCTGGAATGGTCCAGGGGAGAGGTTACAAAACCGGAGACCATTAACTATAGAACGCTGAAACCGGAGAAGGACGGATTATTCTGCGAGAGAATTTTCGGACCAAGCAAGGACTGGGAATGCCACTGCGGTAAATACAAAAAAATCCGTTACAAAGGTGTAGTCTGCGACCGATGCGGCGTAGAGGTCACCAAAGCAAGCGTGCGCCGCGAGCGTATGGGACACATCGCGCTGGCGGCTCCGGTATCCCATATCTGGTATTTCAAGGGAATCCCCAGCCGTATGGGACTGATCCTGGATCTTTCTCCGCGAACACTGGAGAAGGTTCTGTACTTCGCTTCTTATATTGTACTGGACAAAGGAGAGACAGACCTGATGTATAAACAGGTTCTCTCCGAGCAGGAGTACCAGGAAGCAAGAGAAAAATGGGGAAGCGCATTCCGTGTGGGAATGGGCGCTGAATCCATCAAAGAACTTCTGGAAGCGATCGACCTGGATAAGGAATATGAGGAACTTCAGGCAGGACTTGAAGGCGCTACCGGACAGAAACGTGCAAGGATCGTGAAACGTCTGGAAGTTGTGGAAGCATTCCGTGAATCCGGAAATAAGCCGGAGTGGATGATCATGACTGCAATTCCGGTCATTCCGCCGGATCTTCGTCCGATGGTACAGCTGGACGGCGGACGTTTTGCAACCAGCGACCTCAATGATCTCTACAGAAGAATCATCAACAGAAATAACCGTCTGAAACGCCTGCTTGAACTGGGTGCACCGGACATTATCGTAAGAAACGAAAAGAGAATGCTGCAGGAGGCGGTAGACGCCCTCATTGACAATGGAAGAAGAGGCCGTCCGGTAACCGGACCTGGAAACCGCGCCCTGAAATCTCTTTCCGATATGCTGAAAGGAAAATCCGGACGTTTCCGTCAGAACCTTCTGGGAAAACGTGTAGACTATTCCGGACGTTCCGTTATCGTTGTAGGACCGGAACTGAAGATTTATCAGTGCGGTCTGCCCAAAGAAATGGCAATTGAGCTGTTCAAGCCTTTTGTCATGAAAGAGCTGGTTCAGAACGGAACAGCGCACAATATCAAAAATGCAAAGAAAATGGTAGAAAGGCTGCAGCCAGAGGTTTGGGATGTGCTGGAAGATGTCATCAAAGAGCACCCGGTTATGCTGAACCGTGCCCCTACCCTGCACAGGCTTGGTATCCAGGCGTTTGAGCCGATCCTTGTTGAAGGTAAAGCGATCAAGCTGCATCCGCTTGTATGTACTGCCTACAACGCTGACTTCGACGGAGACCAGATGGCTGTCCATCTTCCCCTTTCTGTGGAAGCGCAGGCAGAGTGCCGTTTCCTCCTGCTTTCACCAAACAACCTTCTGAAGCCTTCAGACGGTGGACCGGTGGCAGTTCCTTCACAGGATATGGTGCTTGGTATCTACTATCTGACACAGGAAAGACCGGGAGCACTGGGAGAAGGGAAGGTATTCAAGAGTGTAAATGAGGCGATCCTTGCCTATGAAAACGAGGCCATCACCCTTCATTCCAAGATCAAAGTCCGCGTGACAAAGACAATGCCGAACGGAACGGTGAAATCGGGAACAGTGGAATCTACCCTGGGAAGATTCCTCTTTAATGAGATCATTCCGCAGGATCTTGGGTTCGTAGATCGTGAGATCGAAGGAAACGAGCTGCTTCCGGAGATTGATTTCCATGTAGGAAAGAAACAGCTCAAACAGATCCTGGAGAAAGTAATTAATACCCATGGAGCAACCGCGACAGCGGAAGTTCTGGACAATGTAAAGGCGATCGGATACAAATATTCTACAAGAGCAGCTATGACTGTATCTATTTCCGATATGACAGTACCTCCGCAGAAGCCGCAGATGATCGAAGAGGCACAGGAAACGGTAGACAGGATTACCAAGAACTACAAACGTGGTCTGATCACGGAAGAAGAACGTTACAAAGAAGTTGTTGAGACATGGAAAGCAACAGACGATGCTCTGACAGAGGCGCTTCTTTCCGGTCTGGATAAATACAATAACATCTTTATGATGGCTGATTCAGGAGCCCGTGGTTCCGACAAGCAGATCAAACAGCTTGCAGGTATGCGTGGTCTGATGGCAGATACAACAGGACGTACCATCGAGCTGCCTATCAAGTCCAACTTCCGTGAAGGTCTTGACGTACTGGAATATTTTATGTCTGCTCACGGAGCGCGTAAAGGTCTGTCCGATACCGCTCTTCGTACGGCCGACTCAGGTTACCTGACAAGACGTCTGGTTGACGTTTCACAGGAACTGATCATTCATGAAGTAGACTGCCGTCCGGAAGGCGGAGAGATCCCGGGAATGTATGTAAAAGCATTCATGGACGGAAATGAAGAGATCGAAAGCCTGCAGGAGCGTATTACAGGACGCTACCTGTGCGAAAGCATTAAAGATAAAGACGGCAATGTGCTCGTAAAGGCAAACCATATGGTAACGCCGAAGAGAGCGGAGCTGATCATGAAAAAAGGTGTGGATGAGAACGGAGAACCTCTTAAGAAGATTAAGATCCGTACAATCCTTACATGTAAATCCCATATGGGCGTATGTGCAAAATGCTATGGCGCAAACATGGCTACAGGTGAACCGGTACAGGTTGGCGAAGCGGTGGGAATCATTGCCGCACAGTCTATCGGTGAACCGGGTACACAGCTTACCATGCGTACGTTCCATACCGGTGGTGTTGCCGGCGATGACATCACACAGGGTCTTCCCCGTGTCGAAGAGCTCTTTGAGGCCAGAAAGCCGAAGGGTCTTGCAATCATCACAGAGTTCGGCGGCAAGGCTGTCATCAACGATACAAAGAAAAAACGCGAGATCATCGTTACAAATGAAGAGACTGGCGAGTCCAAGGCTTATCTCATTCCTTACGGCTCCAGAATCAAGATTCAGGACGGAGCAGAGCTTGAAGCCGGCGATGAGCTGACAGAAGGTAGCGTAAATCCGCATGATATCCTGAAGATCAAAGGACTTCGCGCCGTACAGGATTACATGATCCAGGAAGTGCAGAGAGTATACCGTCTCCAGGGTGTTGAGATCAATGATAAGCACATCGAGGTCATTGTCCGCCAGATGCTGAAGAAAGTTCGTGTGGAAGAGAGCGGAGATTCCGATTTCCTTCCGGGAACGATGGTTGACGCACTGGAATTTGAAGATAAGAACATTGAGCTGGAAGCAGAAGGAAAAGAACCTGCAACAGGCGAACAGATCATGCTTGGTATCACAAAAGCATCTCTGGCAACCAATTCCTTCCTGTCCGCAGCATCCTTCCAGGAGACGACAAAGGTACTGACAGAAGCAGCTATCAAAGGAAAGATCGATCCGCTGGTAGGTCTGAAGGAAAATGTTATTATCGGTAAACACATTCCGGCAGGTACAGGAATGAGAAAATACCGCGATGTAAAACTGGATACAGAATTAGAAAAGGAAGAATTTCCGGAGGAGGACGACATTTTTGCAGAAGATGCGGAAATGACGGCAGAAACTTCAGAAGATCTGATTCTGGAATAA
- a CDS encoding HD domain-containing protein produces MNREQAHEILLKYMKGENYITHSYAVEAIMRGLAKRLAPDQVEYWGIAGLLHDLDEEQCDWQHDMSVHGPTSVEILKKEGIEDPVLFDAIKAHNPKCGMKAKTNIQYALLAADPMSGFVKAVAQIYPDKKIASVKHKSVMKRFNELRFAKGANRDYMEMIEFTGLSLDDLIDVALEEMGAIADQIGL; encoded by the coding sequence ATGAACCGAGAACAGGCACATGAAATTTTACTGAAATATATGAAGGGGGAGAATTATATTACTCATTCGTATGCAGTAGAAGCCATCATGAGGGGACTGGCTAAAAGGCTGGCGCCGGACCAGGTAGAATACTGGGGAATCGCAGGCCTTCTGCATGACCTTGATGAAGAACAGTGTGACTGGCAGCATGACATGAGTGTTCACGGTCCTACATCTGTAGAAATTCTGAAAAAAGAAGGAATTGAAGACCCGGTTCTTTTTGACGCGATCAAGGCTCACAATCCAAAATGCGGAATGAAAGCCAAGACGAATATCCAGTATGCTTTGCTGGCAGCGGATCCTATGAGCGGATTTGTCAAAGCTGTTGCCCAGATCTATCCGGATAAAAAAATTGCCAGTGTAAAGCATAAATCCGTTATGAAGCGTTTTAATGAGCTTCGTTTTGCAAAAGGGGCAAACCGGGATTATATGGAAATGATCGAATTTACAGGCCTTTCATTAGATGATCTGATCGATGTTGCGCTGGAAGAGATGGGGGCTATTGCAGATCAGATCGGTTTATAG
- a CDS encoding CpsB/CapC family capsule biosynthesis tyrosine phosphatase: MDRFIDMHCHILPGVDDGAQSMEDTIRMLQIAHDEGIRYIIATPHHHPKRGKEAPEILREQIKKVRLEARKIDEKMKIFLGTEIYFGQDVPAKLKERKILTMNGSGTVLVEFSPMDTFEYIQQGIQQIQMKGFTVILAHIERYNCIREDITLADHLADMGVLIQVNAGSIAGDGGRKVKKFVKELLADEMVFCVGTDAHSPRHRAPRMKKAAEYVRKKYGEEYMRRIFFSNAADMLKKKKKNESR, translated from the coding sequence ATGGACAGGTTTATTGATATGCATTGCCATATACTTCCAGGTGTGGATGACGGTGCCCAGAGTATGGAAGATACCATACGCATGCTGCAGATCGCACATGACGAAGGGATACGCTATATCATTGCAACACCGCACCATCACCCGAAAAGAGGAAAGGAAGCGCCGGAGATACTGCGGGAGCAGATTAAAAAGGTCAGACTGGAAGCCCGGAAGATCGATGAGAAAATGAAGATTTTTCTGGGGACTGAAATTTACTTTGGACAGGATGTTCCTGCAAAACTGAAGGAACGGAAGATTTTGACAATGAACGGAAGCGGAACCGTGCTGGTGGAATTTTCTCCTATGGATACATTCGAATATATCCAGCAGGGGATCCAGCAGATACAAATGAAGGGGTTCACTGTAATTCTGGCGCATATTGAAAGATATAACTGTATCAGGGAAGATATCACTCTTGCAGATCATCTTGCTGACATGGGCGTGCTGATCCAGGTAAATGCAGGAAGCATTGCAGGAGACGGCGGGCGCAAAGTGAAGAAATTTGTCAAGGAACTCTTAGCAGATGAGATGGTGTTCTGTGTGGGAACAGATGCGCATAGTCCGAGGCATCGCGCGCCTCGTATGAAAAAAGCAGCAGAGTATGTACGGAAAAAATACGGAGAAGAATATATGAGGAGGATATTTTTCAGCAATGCGGCTGACATGCTGAAGAAAAAGAAGAAGAATGAGTCAAGATAA
- a CDS encoding YveK family protein, translating to MSQDKTTNRDFENEEITIDLTELFLALWNKIHLIILAGILMALVAFVGTKLFMTPMYTSTTSMYVLSRTEGNASVTYNDLQTSTQLTQDYMELVSSRPVLEQVIAVLNLDMTTEELKNSITTENTAESRILTIGVENEDPKMAKEIADALRDSVSIQITEIMEADAVNTIEEANLPTEPSSPSVMKNIAIGGLLGILIAAGIIILIFVLDDTIKTPDDVEYYLGLNTLTSIPIQEGVKKSKKVKGLSSRKLEKQMRR from the coding sequence ATGAGTCAAGATAAAACAACAAACCGCGATTTTGAAAATGAAGAAATAACCATTGATCTTACGGAATTGTTTCTGGCTTTGTGGAATAAGATCCATCTGATCATCCTTGCAGGGATCCTGATGGCGCTGGTTGCCTTTGTGGGGACCAAACTCTTTATGACACCGATGTATACTTCCACAACCAGCATGTATGTCCTTTCCAGAACAGAAGGAAATGCCAGCGTCACCTACAATGATCTGCAGACAAGTACCCAGCTGACGCAGGACTATATGGAACTGGTAAGCAGCCGGCCGGTGCTGGAGCAGGTGATCGCTGTCCTTAATCTGGATATGACCACAGAAGAGCTGAAAAATTCCATTACAACAGAAAATACAGCAGAGAGCCGTATTCTGACGATCGGCGTGGAAAATGAAGATCCCAAGATGGCAAAAGAGATTGCAGATGCATTAAGAGATTCTGTCAGCATTCAGATTACTGAGATCATGGAAGCGGACGCCGTAAATACAATAGAGGAAGCCAATCTTCCTACAGAACCTTCTTCACCAAGCGTAATGAAGAATATTGCTATTGGCGGACTTTTGGGCATTTTGATCGCAGCCGGAATTATCATACTGATCTTTGTCCTGGACGATACGATTAAAACACCAGACGATGTGGAATACTATCTGGGATTAAATACCCTGACTTCTATCCCGATCCAGGAGGGTGTGAAGAAATCCAAGAAAGTAAAGGGATTATCTTCCAGAAAACTGGAAAAACAAATGAGGAGATAA
- a CDS encoding polysaccharide biosynthesis tyrosine autokinase — protein sequence MQEITLKNIAKDYRSNEAYKTLRTNIEFSGADNKVIVLTSCTPNEGKSTVSLGLSMSLAESGKKVLFIDADLRKSVLVGRHRVTEEVKGLSHFLSGQAEVEEVMYKTQEPGLVVMFAGVVPPNPAELLGQKRFEALISSARKVYDYIIIDAPPLGSVIDSAIIARVCDASVLVISAHTISYKFARTVKEQLEKAGCPILGVVLNKVNMKQNKYYGKYYGQYYGDYGKK from the coding sequence ATGCAGGAGATTACATTAAAAAATATAGCGAAAGATTACCGAAGCAACGAAGCTTACAAAACACTTCGGACCAATATAGAGTTTTCCGGTGCGGACAATAAGGTTATCGTTCTGACAAGCTGTACTCCCAATGAAGGAAAGAGTACCGTTTCCCTGGGACTGTCCATGTCACTGGCGGAAAGCGGCAAGAAAGTTCTCTTTATTGACGCTGACCTTAGGAAATCTGTTCTGGTAGGACGTCACAGAGTGACAGAAGAGGTAAAGGGCTTAAGCCATTTCCTGTCCGGACAGGCAGAAGTGGAAGAAGTGATGTACAAGACCCAGGAGCCGGGACTTGTTGTCATGTTTGCAGGAGTTGTTCCGCCCAATCCGGCAGAGCTCCTTGGACAAAAGCGATTCGAGGCACTGATCTCAAGCGCCAGAAAAGTATACGACTACATTATTATTGATGCGCCTCCTCTTGGAAGCGTCATTGACAGCGCCATCATTGCAAGAGTGTGTGATGCTTCTGTGCTGGTCATCTCGGCACATACGATCAGTTATAAATTTGCAAGGACAGTAAAGGAGCAGCTGGAAAAAGCAGGATGCCCGATCCTTGGAGTTGTGCTGAATAAAGTAAATATGAAGCAGAACAAATATTACGGAAAATACTATGGACAGTATTACGGAGATTACGGAAAGAAATAG
- a CDS encoding immunoglobulin-like domain-containing protein, giving the protein MKQRVIWMMMAAACVILGAVSVFIYISKDHTPPEISIEKRDITYTEGDSYEGLMEGVTATDNIDGDLTDQVFVDRIIVTGEDTAVVYYGVTDKEQNVATKGRKITYHSGESSADDAAQEAEEEEQQAEEEAKKAEEEAAQQEAAAQEQAEEQQTELTPDGANPAIALTSDSATITAGTTFDPMSVVQGMVDDKDNVDVLSRQVMVDGAYDTSVPGSYALSFSVKDSDGNVSAPVAFTLVVQ; this is encoded by the coding sequence ATGAAGCAGCGTGTCATATGGATGATGATGGCGGCAGCCTGTGTGATTCTTGGTGCGGTATCTGTTTTTATCTATATCAGCAAGGATCATACACCGCCCGAGATCAGCATAGAAAAGCGAGATATCACCTATACAGAGGGAGATTCCTATGAGGGTCTGATGGAAGGCGTGACCGCCACGGACAATATAGACGGAGATCTGACAGATCAGGTGTTTGTGGATCGTATTATTGTTACAGGAGAAGACACCGCTGTCGTTTATTACGGCGTTACAGACAAGGAACAAAATGTAGCGACAAAAGGAAGAAAAATTACATATCATTCCGGTGAAAGCAGCGCAGATGATGCTGCACAGGAAGCAGAGGAAGAAGAACAGCAGGCGGAGGAAGAAGCTAAAAAGGCAGAAGAGGAGGCGGCGCAGCAGGAAGCTGCCGCACAGGAGCAGGCAGAAGAGCAGCAGACAGAACTCACTCCGGATGGAGCGAATCCTGCAATTGCTCTGACAAGTGATTCTGCAACCATCACAGCAGGCACAACATTTGATCCTATGAGTGTTGTGCAGGGAATGGTAGATGATAAAGATAATGTTGATGTGTTATCCAGACAGGTAATGGTGGATGGAGCATATGATACCTCTGTTCCGGGAAGCTATGCGTTAAGCTTTTCTGTGAAAGACAGTGACGGAAATGTTTCAGCGCCTGTAGCATTTACATTAGTTGTACAGTAA
- a CDS encoding LCP family protein has protein sequence MEKHSRHSRSQGSHHRHSHSTEKRPKHLAGKLLALLQLLLSAALIVVAWNSGMVPMKYMIVLIVVLIILFGLTFGLQYVKNKIFILGIVLSILISIGLAFGVVYLSKANQLLKDVGGATYKTDNMIVVVKKDDPAENLLDAQDYRFGFQTAADQDNNEKMKEDIQSAVGRELKVVEFDTVQDEAQGLLDGKIEAAVYNEAFAGIIEETIEDYADQVRVLYQYGIDTPIEQEETNIEEPFNVYISGIDVSGPITTNSRSDVNIIMTVNPNTKKILLTTTPRDYYVTIPNVSGEQRDKLTHAGIYGVDVSMATLENVYGIDLTYYARVNFTSLITIVDALGGVDVNSEYDFEAGGYQFHKGINTLNGEQALAFSRERYSFQAGDNQRGKNQEAVLTGILQKAMSPAILTNANQIIASVSDSVETNMTQQDMAKFINMQLSDGASWTIESVAATGTGDTQACYSSGSQPLYVMWPDDAVVSSIKEKMNQVLSGQ, from the coding sequence ATGGAAAAGCACAGCAGACATTCCCGGTCACAGGGAAGTCATCACAGACATTCACATTCTACGGAAAAGCGTCCGAAACATCTGGCAGGGAAACTTCTGGCGCTCCTGCAGCTGCTTTTGTCTGCAGCATTGATCGTAGTAGCGTGGAACAGCGGCATGGTCCCCATGAAATATATGATAGTGCTGATCGTAGTACTCATCATATTGTTTGGGCTGACCTTCGGACTTCAGTATGTCAAAAATAAAATATTTATTTTAGGAATTGTCTTAAGTATTTTGATCAGTATTGGTCTGGCTTTTGGAGTGGTATATCTTTCTAAGGCAAATCAGCTTTTGAAAGATGTAGGAGGAGCCACATACAAGACGGATAATATGATCGTCGTAGTGAAAAAGGACGATCCGGCAGAAAATCTTCTGGATGCTCAGGATTACCGGTTTGGATTCCAGACTGCAGCTGACCAGGATAATAATGAGAAAATGAAGGAAGACATTCAGTCAGCAGTGGGAAGAGAACTGAAGGTTGTAGAGTTTGACACCGTTCAGGACGAGGCACAGGGACTTCTGGATGGGAAAATCGAAGCTGCTGTTTATAATGAGGCCTTTGCGGGAATTATTGAAGAAACCATAGAGGATTATGCAGATCAGGTGAGGGTTCTCTATCAGTACGGCATTGATACACCGATCGAGCAGGAAGAGACAAATATCGAAGAGCCGTTCAATGTGTATATCAGCGGTATTGACGTATCCGGTCCGATTACGACCAACAGCCGAAGCGATGTGAATATCATTATGACAGTAAATCCCAACACAAAGAAGATTTTACTGACTACAACACCCCGTGATTATTATGTGACTATTCCAAATGTTTCCGGCGAACAGCGAGATAAATTGACCCATGCGGGAATTTACGGCGTAGATGTATCTATGGCAACACTGGAAAATGTCTATGGTATTGACCTTACTTATTATGCGAGAGTAAACTTTACTTCACTGATCACGATCGTAGATGCGCTGGGCGGCGTGGATGTCAATTCAGAATATGATTTTGAGGCCGGCGGATATCAGTTCCACAAAGGAATCAATACGCTGAACGGAGAGCAGGCGCTTGCATTCTCAAGAGAACGTTACAGCTTCCAGGCCGGCGATAATCAGAGAGGAAAGAACCAGGAGGCGGTTCTGACCGGAATCCTGCAGAAAGCCATGTCACCGGCAATTCTGACAAATGCAAATCAGATCATTGCAAGTGTCAGCGACAGTGTAGAGACAAATATGACGCAGCAGGATATGGCGAAATTTATTAATATGCAGCTTTCCGACGGAGCAAGCTGGACCATTGAATCCGTAGCGGCAACAGGAACCGGAGACACTCAGGCATGTTATTCATCAGGAAGCCAGCCATTATATGTAATGTGGCCGGATGATGCAGTTGTTTCTTCTATTAAAGAAAAGATGAATCAGGTATTAAGCGGACAATAA